The following coding sequences are from one Verrucomicrobiales bacterium window:
- a CDS encoding alkaline phosphatase family protein, which yields MIRSSLVAVCAVPLLLIDSLSGRCRRWIGFAAGLLLAAGAESAVAAGKAEHVVVVVFDGMRPDFITPQYAPNLYSLATNGVFFRRNHPVFISTTIVNGTALATGTHPGTSGILANNDYREELNTQSAVASEVLDTIRRGDLTAQGRYVDADTLAELIQDAGHHTFVAGTKSVVLLHDRKPRRTDTPAHSNSVILGRGLVMPRVTGDPLKKVNDDKVFPDTFTTPNVASDGWTTKALTRGLWKKGVPKYSLLWLSDPDVTQHAKGVGSPESLSAIDASDKNLGEVIKALKEKGIYEKTDIFVVSDHGFSGITRSADIVVALKRFNLNASTKLENPEPGDVLVVGLGGAAMIYVTDRQPDVVRATARALQACDFTGVIFSRTELEGTFPLSSVHYPTEGHGPDLLVSMRWMSDQNEFEAPGMLIATGGSRGGGTHGSLSKFDMNNTLVASGPDLKRGMVSEIPSGNIDVAPTILHLLGIQPKVRMNGRVLREALVAEAGPAPEVKERKMEARYRFGALEWNQYLLIHEVEGATYYTEGNGKIAPVKP from the coding sequence ATGATTCGAAGCTCTCTCGTTGCTGTGTGCGCTGTCCCCCTCCTGCTCATCGATTCTCTGAGTGGGCGGTGCCGTCGCTGGATCGGGTTTGCCGCTGGGTTGCTGTTGGCCGCCGGTGCGGAGAGCGCCGTGGCTGCCGGCAAGGCTGAGCATGTCGTGGTGGTCGTGTTCGACGGGATGCGGCCTGATTTCATCACGCCTCAGTATGCGCCGAACCTCTATTCTTTGGCTACCAACGGAGTATTCTTTCGCCGCAACCACCCCGTTTTCATCAGCACCACGATTGTCAACGGAACCGCGCTGGCCACGGGCACTCACCCGGGTACGAGCGGTATTTTGGCCAACAATGACTATCGGGAGGAGCTGAACACCCAGTCGGCGGTGGCGTCGGAGGTTCTCGACACGATCCGACGCGGGGACCTGACGGCGCAAGGGAGATATGTGGATGCGGACACGTTGGCCGAGTTGATTCAGGACGCCGGCCATCACACGTTTGTGGCTGGAACAAAGAGCGTGGTTTTGCTGCATGACCGAAAGCCGAGGCGTACCGACACCCCGGCGCACAGCAACTCCGTCATTCTGGGACGTGGCCTGGTGATGCCGAGGGTGACCGGAGACCCGCTCAAGAAAGTCAACGACGACAAGGTTTTTCCGGATACCTTTACCACCCCGAACGTGGCATCGGATGGCTGGACCACCAAAGCCTTAACCAGGGGACTTTGGAAAAAGGGTGTGCCGAAATACTCGCTGCTGTGGCTGAGCGATCCTGATGTGACTCAGCATGCGAAGGGTGTGGGATCCCCGGAATCGTTGTCCGCGATCGATGCAAGCGACAAGAATCTTGGCGAGGTCATCAAAGCGCTCAAAGAAAAGGGAATTTATGAGAAGACCGATATTTTCGTCGTGTCTGACCACGGTTTCTCGGGCATCACCCGTTCGGCCGACATCGTCGTCGCGTTGAAGCGCTTCAACCTCAATGCATCTACGAAACTAGAGAATCCAGAGCCTGGGGATGTCTTGGTCGTGGGGTTGGGCGGGGCGGCGATGATCTATGTCACGGACCGCCAGCCCGATGTGGTTCGGGCGACCGCGCGAGCGTTGCAGGCCTGCGACTTTACCGGGGTCATTTTTTCGCGAACCGAGCTGGAGGGCACGTTTCCGCTCTCGAGCGTTCATTACCCGACGGAAGGCCATGGCCCCGATCTCCTGGTTTCCATGCGGTGGATGTCGGATCAGAACGAGTTCGAGGCGCCGGGCATGCTGATTGCCACCGGCGGAAGTCGTGGGGGCGGGACCCACGGATCTCTCAGCAAATTCGATATGAACAACACGCTGGTGGCCAGCGGTCCCGATCTCAAGCGAGGGATGGTGAGCGAGATCCCCAGCGGAAACATTGATGTCGCCCCCACGATCCTTCACCTGTTGGGAATTCAACCCAAGGTTCGCATGAACGGTCGAGTGTTGCGCGAAGCCCTGGTGGCCGAGGCGGGGCCCGCGCCGGAAGTGAAGGAGCGGAAGATGGAGGCCCGGTATCGATTCGGAGCTTTGGAGTGGAACCAGTACCTGCTCATCCACGAAGTCGAGGGTGCCACCTACTACACCGAGGGGAATGGCAAGATCGCTCCCGTGAAGCCTTGA
- a CDS encoding NPCBM/NEW2 domain-containing protein, with amino-acid sequence MPFLHLIASAARSQRSWVFILLGLMSLLPEIGAAREIELTLQTRDPETGKVILTRERVDSRRIGVIAVDVWNYHWCKTATMRVDAIVPRINRALEAARSLGMTVMLCPSDVVENYAGYAQREAVFALPKVVVPNVMNVTCPPVPDAGGCACGKERCAGNYGWDGMHPALKLGGADWMPDTQAEVYAICQQQGITHLIYVGFHTQVCLLGKPMGLRAMKSAGLKCVLARDMTDAHPGYDPTRNFTPDLNTEQVVEHFEKHLAATIHFEQELLGLGLWDRGWVLDPVRVTPWGTRHRPHLFEQSVTVTLTTPLQPGAEVRYTLDGSAPGPGSTLYEKPFVISSSTELRASAFRQGKAVCSESEASFAHLGPFPPAPDVLIGDLQPIRSVGFGHTYGGTVRYSGQTRPPQKDRSNLGQELRINRQVYTRGMGVHAPCALTYELKPEYRRFVGLAGGDENLVRVSNGSNLAMHQSVVFKVFIDGKEAAASPVMRVLSLAWRFDVPIPPGSKIITLAAMDAGDGSREDFANWAEAGFLIK; translated from the coding sequence ATGCCATTTCTGCACCTGATCGCTTCCGCTGCGCGCTCTCAGAGGTCCTGGGTGTTTATTTTGCTCGGCCTGATGTCGCTGCTGCCGGAAATCGGGGCGGCGCGGGAGATCGAACTCACGCTGCAAACACGGGACCCGGAGACTGGGAAAGTTATTTTGACGCGCGAGCGGGTTGACAGCCGGCGCATCGGGGTCATCGCGGTCGACGTATGGAACTATCATTGGTGCAAGACGGCGACCATGCGCGTGGATGCAATTGTGCCGCGGATCAACCGGGCATTGGAGGCGGCCCGGTCTCTCGGGATGACCGTCATGCTCTGTCCGAGTGACGTGGTTGAGAACTATGCCGGATATGCGCAACGCGAGGCCGTTTTTGCGCTGCCCAAGGTAGTCGTTCCGAATGTCATGAATGTGACCTGTCCTCCGGTTCCGGACGCTGGCGGGTGTGCTTGTGGAAAAGAACGCTGCGCCGGGAATTACGGATGGGATGGCATGCACCCGGCTTTGAAGTTGGGCGGTGCGGATTGGATGCCTGATACGCAGGCGGAGGTGTATGCGATTTGTCAGCAGCAGGGCATCACCCATCTCATCTACGTCGGCTTTCACACCCAGGTCTGCCTGCTAGGCAAGCCCATGGGATTGCGGGCCATGAAGTCGGCCGGGCTTAAATGTGTGCTCGCTCGCGACATGACGGACGCTCACCCAGGCTATGACCCCACCCGAAATTTCACACCTGACTTGAACACCGAGCAGGTCGTGGAACACTTTGAGAAACATCTGGCGGCCACCATTCATTTCGAGCAGGAGTTGCTGGGTCTTGGTCTTTGGGATCGGGGATGGGTGCTCGATCCGGTGCGCGTCACCCCGTGGGGAACCCGGCATCGTCCGCATCTGTTCGAGCAATCTGTCACGGTGACCTTGACCACGCCACTGCAACCCGGTGCGGAGGTCCGTTACACCCTGGATGGAAGCGCGCCAGGGCCTGGCTCCACCCTTTACGAAAAGCCCTTCGTGATTTCTTCCAGCACCGAACTCCGAGCTTCTGCGTTTCGCCAAGGCAAGGCGGTCTGCTCGGAATCGGAGGCCAGCTTTGCTCACCTCGGGCCGTTTCCTCCGGCGCCCGATGTCTTGATCGGGGATCTGCAGCCGATTCGAAGTGTTGGATTTGGCCATACTTATGGGGGAACGGTTCGCTATTCAGGACAGACCAGGCCGCCCCAGAAGGACAGGTCCAACCTAGGACAGGAGCTCCGCATCAACCGCCAAGTCTACACGCGCGGAATGGGCGTGCATGCCCCGTGCGCGCTTACGTACGAATTGAAGCCGGAGTATCGGCGGTTCGTCGGGTTGGCGGGCGGGGACGAGAACTTGGTTCGTGTGAGCAACGGCTCCAACCTGGCGATGCATCAAAGCGTGGTCTTTAAGGTTTTCATCGACGGGAAGGAAGCTGCCGCCAGCCCAGTGATGCGGGTATTGTCATTGGCGTGGCGCTTCGATGTTCCCATCCCGCCTGGATCCAAGATCATTACTCTGGCCGCGATGGACGCCGGGGATGGCAGTCGGGAGGATTTTGCGAACTGGGCTGAGGCCGGATTCTTGATCAAGTGA
- a CDS encoding HDOD domain-containing protein has product MPSTFTPTHALEHLRGRLDHCGDECAESLRALLGLISPSRPDSVESLAHIIFDGGIWPLMKQTVNLVAYNPQGTLIDSPESAVANVGLDRVSRLALSLMVERCFRLQVSALAQRDAEALALASGLLVRELARRQAPCDSELGMVCAILRNYSRLMLAGIVREDAAEARSLAVALDDDERYVAIFGLAPLELSQHLFIAGRLPRVLSSCLSECPSYLITAAPFTYEDEIIRLTDFAFKVTALSSDPKADQDKLSVQIDRVRELLDLPPSLRGWDVETMLVTVLQQLTEWWPPGGEAERHSAVIDGLRSVCHRAVA; this is encoded by the coding sequence ATGCCATCCACCTTCACGCCAACTCACGCTCTCGAGCACCTGCGGGGGCGTTTGGATCACTGCGGTGACGAGTGCGCGGAGTCACTACGCGCGTTGCTCGGCTTGATTTCGCCCTCCCGACCTGATTCGGTCGAGTCCCTGGCCCACATCATTTTCGACGGTGGCATCTGGCCCCTGATGAAGCAGACGGTCAACCTGGTGGCGTACAACCCGCAAGGGACGCTGATTGATAGCCCGGAAAGCGCCGTGGCGAACGTGGGCCTGGACCGGGTCTCCCGGCTGGCTCTCTCGTTGATGGTGGAGCGGTGTTTTCGATTGCAGGTCTCCGCGTTAGCCCAGCGGGACGCGGAGGCGCTGGCGCTGGCGAGCGGGTTGCTGGTTCGCGAACTGGCGCGGCGCCAGGCGCCTTGTGATTCTGAGCTCGGAATGGTCTGCGCCATCCTCCGAAACTACAGCCGCCTGATGCTGGCCGGAATTGTTCGGGAGGACGCTGCCGAAGCGCGATCCTTGGCCGTCGCCTTGGATGACGACGAACGCTACGTGGCGATTTTCGGGCTCGCTCCTCTCGAACTGAGCCAGCACCTCTTCATCGCCGGTCGACTTCCGCGCGTCCTCAGCAGCTGTCTGTCCGAATGCCCTTCCTATCTCATCACCGCGGCCCCATTCACCTATGAGGACGAGATCATTCGGTTGACCGACTTCGCATTCAAAGTAACGGCCCTCAGCTCGGATCCCAAGGCCGATCAGGACAAGCTATCGGTTCAGATCGATCGTGTGCGGGAACTTTTGGATTTACCTCCTTCGCTGCGTGGCTGGGATGTGGAGACGATGTTAGTTACCGTCCTGCAGCAACTGACTGAATGGTGGCCGCCTGGCGGAGAAGCTGAGCGCCATTCCGCAGTCATTGACGGGCTTCGTTCGGTCTGCCACCGGGCCGTGGCTTAG